A genomic window from Leptolyngbya sp. BL0902 includes:
- a CDS encoding STAS domain-containing protein: MRLPLPLYPFALVLSRCGDRPKGAAPEGRGTAPCRAGYPSLYLTVESEHPRRFPIAESLTLTVSLRGTRDVRGTYQLFRLIGQLDAFSEPAFRKVLTKYVEAGPANIILDLGAIDFVDSSGLGALVQLVKKATGEGGTVQVVTNPRVTQTVKLVRLEKFLSLQTSVDEAIANLNAAAGE; this comes from the coding sequence CTGAGGCTCCCTCTACCCCTCTACCCCTTTGCCCTCGTCCTGTCCAGGTGCGGGGATCGCCCTAAGGGGGCGGCCCCAGAAGGGAGGGGAACCGCCCCTTGCAGAGCGGGCTATCCTAGCCTATATTTAACTGTCGAATCGGAGCACCCCAGGAGGTTTCCCATCGCTGAATCTCTAACCCTGACCGTAAGTTTACGAGGCACCCGCGATGTCAGGGGAACCTATCAACTCTTTCGCCTCATCGGACAGCTCGACGCCTTCTCGGAACCTGCCTTCCGCAAGGTGTTGACCAAGTATGTCGAGGCTGGCCCTGCCAACATCATCCTCGACCTCGGAGCCATCGACTTTGTGGACAGTTCCGGCCTTGGTGCCCTTGTGCAACTGGTAAAAAAAGCAACCGGAGAAGGAGGCACGGTGCAGGTCGTCACCAATCCCCGTGTTACCCAAACCGTGAAACTAGTCCGTCTCGAGAAGTTCCTGTCCCTCCAGACCTCGGTGGACGAGGCCATTGCTAACCTCAATGCTGCCGCTGGTGAATAG
- the carA gene encoding glutamine-hydrolyzing carbamoyl-phosphate synthase small subunit — protein sequence MVFLDAPPALLVLADGSVFRGWSFGASGTVMGEVVFNTGMTGYQEVMTDPSYCGQIVTFTYPELGNTGVNPEDEESARPYIKGAIARNICDIPSNWRSTQSLPDYLKAHQIPGIFGIDTRALTRRLRTTGAMNGAISTEILDPEELLRQLQDAPSMAGLNLVDHVTTREVYEWTEGTPTAWEYSQGEVIADQAPLTVVAVDFGVKRNILRRLASYGCRVIVVPATSTPDQIIGYQPDGIFLSNGPGDPAAVTYAPELVQALLAYQLPTFGICMGHQILGLSLGASTFKLKFGHRGLNQPCGLDRQVEITSQNHGFAIDAASIAEDQIAVTHLNLNDQTVAGLAHKTLPIFSVQYHPEASPGPHDADYLFGKFVQTMRDYRQQHQPA from the coding sequence ATGGTTTTTCTTGATGCTCCCCCTGCTCTTTTAGTTTTAGCCGATGGCTCCGTCTTTCGGGGCTGGTCCTTTGGGGCCAGCGGCACCGTCATGGGGGAAGTGGTGTTTAACACGGGCATGACGGGCTACCAAGAAGTGATGACCGACCCCAGCTACTGCGGTCAGATCGTCACCTTCACCTACCCTGAACTGGGCAACACCGGGGTAAACCCTGAAGATGAGGAATCGGCTCGACCCTATATCAAGGGAGCCATTGCCCGCAACATTTGCGACATTCCTAGCAACTGGCGCTCTACCCAATCCCTGCCAGACTACCTCAAGGCCCACCAGATTCCCGGCATTTTTGGCATCGACACCCGCGCCCTCACCCGCCGCCTGCGAACGACAGGGGCGATGAATGGCGCAATTTCCACCGAAATTTTGGATCCAGAAGAACTGCTGCGCCAGTTGCAGGACGCTCCCTCCATGGCAGGGCTCAATCTGGTGGATCATGTGACCACCCGCGAAGTCTACGAATGGACTGAGGGCACCCCCACCGCCTGGGAATACAGCCAAGGCGAAGTCATTGCCGACCAAGCCCCCCTGACCGTGGTGGCGGTAGACTTTGGGGTGAAGCGCAACATCCTGCGGCGGCTGGCCAGCTACGGCTGTCGCGTGATTGTCGTCCCCGCCACCAGCACCCCCGACCAAATCATCGGCTACCAGCCCGACGGCATTTTCCTGTCGAATGGCCCCGGCGACCCGGCGGCAGTGACCTACGCCCCCGAACTGGTACAGGCGCTGCTGGCCTACCAACTGCCCACCTTCGGCATTTGCATGGGGCACCAAATCCTGGGCCTTTCCCTGGGTGCGTCTACCTTCAAGCTCAAATTTGGCCATCGGGGGCTGAATCAACCCTGTGGCCTAGATCGCCAGGTGGAAATCACCAGCCAAAATCATGGTTTTGCCATCGATGCAGCCTCCATTGCCGAGGATCAGATTGCCGTCACCCACCTCAACCTAAACGACCAAACCGTAGCCGGACTAGCCCACAAAACGCTGCCGATCTTCTCGGTACAGTATCACCCCGAAGCCAGCCCCGGCCCCCACGATGCTGACTACCTCTTTGGGAAGTTTGTGCAAACGATGCGGGACTATCGCCAGCAGCACCAGCCCGCCTAA
- a CDS encoding TIGR02281 family clan AA aspartic protease, translating into MTQATASQGQPVPDPIEMGGGGQWAKASGTLSGTIEGQNNRGGSDSMGRRGTGIQRIRVMVIASLGWLVPLMGCQGLIHQGDGGETAPLSSAPAPAPMVEPSPAPVDPTPAASATDYFREGMNRATSAVVLGQSAQSPADWQLAASRWQQAIDLMQQVPPDSPNHAQAQAKAQEYRRNLAAAQQRASGQVAAPVSAEPVAPPDGLVAQIPILERRGGIPMVEVTLQGQNGVHRFPMMFDTGASGTLITAEMAQQIGVVITGSTQVKIADGSTVNLPIGYVDFIEVGGLRKTSMIVAVGGSVGLLGQDVYGEFGIALGSHMINLHQ; encoded by the coding sequence TTGACACAGGCGACGGCATCCCAGGGCCAGCCAGTCCCAGACCCCATCGAGATGGGGGGCGGGGGGCAATGGGCCAAGGCCAGCGGCACCCTCAGCGGCACCATCGAAGGACAAAATAACAGAGGAGGATCGGACAGCATGGGGCGACGGGGTACGGGAATACAGCGGATAAGGGTTATGGTCATCGCCAGTCTAGGCTGGCTGGTTCCCCTGATGGGCTGTCAGGGCCTAATCCACCAGGGAGACGGGGGTGAAACAGCGCCTCTATCCTCGGCCCCAGCGCCCGCCCCCATGGTCGAACCCAGCCCCGCGCCCGTCGATCCAACACCCGCAGCTTCGGCCACCGATTATTTTCGCGAGGGGATGAACCGGGCAACCAGCGCCGTCGTTCTGGGGCAATCGGCCCAGTCTCCAGCGGATTGGCAACTGGCGGCGAGCCGCTGGCAACAAGCCATTGATTTGATGCAGCAGGTGCCGCCCGACAGCCCCAACCATGCCCAAGCCCAAGCCAAGGCGCAGGAGTATCGGCGCAACCTCGCTGCGGCCCAACAGCGAGCCTCTGGCCAAGTCGCGGCCCCCGTCAGCGCCGAGCCCGTTGCGCCCCCCGATGGCTTAGTGGCCCAAATCCCCATTCTCGAGCGCCGAGGGGGTATTCCCATGGTTGAGGTTACGCTTCAGGGACAAAACGGGGTGCATCGCTTTCCCATGATGTTTGACACTGGAGCATCGGGCACCCTCATTACCGCCGAAATGGCCCAGCAAATTGGCGTTGTGATCACGGGTAGCACCCAAGTCAAAATTGCCGACGGCAGTACCGTTAACCTTCCCATTGGCTATGTGGACTTCATTGAGGTGGGCGGGCTGCGCAAAACCTCCATGATCGTTGCAGTGGGCGGCAGCGTCGGCCTGCTAGGCCAAGACGTCTACGGCGAATTTGGCATTGCCCTGGGATCCCACATGATCAACCTCCATCAGTAG